A part of Ziziphus jujuba cultivar Dongzao chromosome 8, ASM3175591v1 genomic DNA contains:
- the LOC107424726 gene encoding succinate-semialdehyde dehydrogenase, mitochondrial — translation MRLIRVIEAARVGGMMRMMAVPPVKRFSHLPSMHAPFSLLSRQITMDAKNIASRLNSSGLLRTQGLLGAKWADAYDGKTIEVSNPATGEVIANVPCMGHKETNDAISSAHDAFDSWSKITAAERSKCLRKWYDLLISHKEELGQLITLEQGKPLKEALGEVSYGAGFIEFFAEEAKRVYGDIIPSTLADRRLFVLKQPVGVVGAITPWNFPLAMITRKVGPALACGCTVVVKPSELTPLTALAAAELALRAGIPPGVVNIVMGNAPEIGEALLASPQVRKITFTGSTAVGKKLMAGAAGTVKKVSLELGGNAPCIVFDDADLDVAVKGALAAKFRNSGQTCVCANRIIVQEGIYDKFANAFAKSVQNLQVGNGFSDGVAQGPLINEAAVQKVESFIQDAITKGAKVILGGKRHTLGMTFYEPTVVSDVKSEMLLSREEAFGPVAPLLRFKTEEEAIRIANDTNAGLAAYVFTNSIQRSWRVSEALEYGLVGINEGIISTEVAPFGGVKQSGLGREGSKYGIDEYLELKYVCLGNMNSN, via the exons atgaGGTTAATAAGAGTAATAGAAGCAGCACGCGTTGGGgggatgatgaggatgatggcAGTGCCACCTGTGAAGCGTTTCTCACATCTGCCTTCCATGCACGCCCCCTTTTCTCTCCTCTCTCGCCAG ATAACCATGGATGCAAAGAATATTGCCTCTCGGCTAAATAGTTCTGGTCTATTACGCACTCAGGGCCTTCTTGGAGCGAAATGGGCTGATGCATATGATGGGAAGACCATAGAG GTTTCCAATCCAGCAACTGGTGAAGTTATAGCAAATGTCCCCTGCATGGGTCATAAGGAGACAAATGATGCAATATCTTCAGCGCATGATGCATTTGATT CTTGGAGCAAAATCACTGCCGCTGAACGGAGCAAATGCCTAAGGAAATG GTATGATTTGTTAATATCGCACAAAGAAGAACTTGGACAACTGATAACGTTGGAGCAAGGGAAACCTCTAAAAGAAGCCCTGGGTGAG GTTAGCTATGGGGCTGGTTTTATCGAGTTCTTTGCTGAGGAGGCAAAACGTGTATATGGTGACATAATTCCATCGACCCTTGCTGATCGGCGGTTGTTTGTCCTGAAGCAG CCTGTAGGTGTTGTTGGTGCAATTACCCCATGGAACTTTCCCTTAGCTATGATTACCCGCAAG gTTGGCCCTGCACTTGCTTGTGGCTGTACGGTGGTTGTAAAACCCTCTGAACTTACACCCTTGACTGCTTTGGCGGCAGCTGAGCTCGCTCTTCGAGCTGGAATACCACCG GGTGTTGTCAACATTGTTATGGGAAATGCTCCTGAGATTGGGGAGGCGTTACTTGCCAGTCCACAG GTAAGAAAGATCACCTTCACTGGATCAACGGCTGTAGGGAAGAAGTTGATGGCAGGTGCAGCTGGGACTGTTAAAAAA GTATCTCTAGAACTTGGTGGGAATGCACCCTGCATAGTCTTTGATGATGCAGACCTGGACGTGGCGGTAAAAGGAGCT CTTGCAGCGAAATTCCGTAACAGTGGACAAACCTGTGTTTGTGCGAATAGGATTATTGTGCAAGAAG GAATCTATGACAAATTTGCAAATGCTTTTGCAAAATCCGTCCAAAATCTGCAAGTTGGGAATGGCTTTAGTGATGGTGTGGCCCAG GGTCCTCTAATCAACGAAGCTGCAGTACAAAAG GTTGAATCATTTATCCAAGATGCCATCACAAAG GGAGCAAAAGTTATTCTTGGAGGGAAAAGGCATACTCTAGGAATGACCTTTTATGAGCCTACGGTTGTTAGTGATGTCAAGAGTGAGATGCTTCTCTCAAG AGAGGAAGCATTTGGACCAGTGGCACCGCTATTGCGGTTCAAAACTGAGGAGGAGGCTATCCGCATTGCTAATGATACCAATGCAG GGTTAGCTGCATATGTATTTACAAACAGTATTCAACGGTCATGGCGTGTCTCTGAAGCCCTTGAGTACGGACTTGTCGGTATCAACGAAGGCATAATTTCAACGGAGGTGGCTCCATTTGGAGGTGTCAAACAGTCAGGTCTTGGACGGGAGGGTTCCAAGTATGGGATAGATGAGTATTTGGAa CTTAAGTACGTGTGCTTGGGGAATATGAACAGCAATTGA
- the LOC107424671 gene encoding ALA-interacting subunit 3: MSSNTAPSSSGGAGSADSNATRRNSKRPKYSRFTQQELPACKPILTPGWVIAAFLLVSIVFIPIGVASLHASRDVVEIVDRYETDCIPPNFRGAKSERIKYIQDPVNVKTCNRTLRVPKHMKKPIYVYYQLDNFYQNHRRYVKSRSDEQLRKNGSANDVSSCKPEDNVNGQPGQPIVPCGLIAWSLFNDTYKFHRNNQQLSVNKKDISWESDRKHKFGKNVFPRNFQNGTLIGGAHLNSSIPLSEQEDLIVWMRTAALPTFRKLYGKIEEDLQQNEVIQVTLENRYNTYSFSGKKKLVLSTTSWLGGKNDFLGIAYLTVGGLCFFLALAFTVVYLVKPRQLGDPSYLSWNRSPSGH, encoded by the exons ATGAGTTCCAATACGGCGCCGTCGAGCTCGGGGGGCGCTGGATCGGCCGATTCTAATGCTACCAGAAGGAATTCCAAGCGACCCAAAT ATTCGAGGTTTACTCAGCAGGAACTTCCAGCGTGCAAACCTATTCTGACTCCCGGATGG GTTATTGCAGCATTCTTGCTCGTCAGCATTGTCTTCATTCCCATTGGAGTAGCTTCGCTTCATGCTTCACGAGAT GTTGTTGAAATTGTTGATCGTTATGAAACTGATTGTATTCCTCCAAACTTCAGAGGTGCTAAAAGTGAGAGGATCAAATACATACAAGACCCTGTAAATGTTAAAACATGCAACAGAACATTAAGG GTGCCAAAGCATATGAAGAAGCCCATATACGTGTACTATCAACTTGACAATTTCTACCAGAATCATAGGAG GTATGTTAAGAGCCGAAGTGATGAACAGTTGAGAAAAAATGGTAGTGCAAATGATGTGAGCTCTTGTAAGCCTGAAGATAATGTAAATGGGCAGCCAGGACAGCCAATCGTGCCTTGTGGTCTCATTGCTTGGAGTTTGTTTAACGACACATATAAATTTCATCGGAATAACCAGCAATTGAGTGTGAACAAGAAGGATATCTCATGGGAGAGTGATAGGAAGCACAAATTTGGCAAAAATGTCTTTCCAAGGAACTTTCAGAATGGAACTCTTATAGGCGGTGCACATCTCAATAGCTCAATACCT TTGAGTGAGCAGGAAGACCTTATTGTGTGGATGCGAACTGCTGCTCTGCCAACTTTCAGAAAACTGTATGGGAAAATAGAGGAGGATCTCCAGCAAAATGAGGTCATACAAGTGACACTGGAGAACCGTTACAACACTTACAGTTTTAGTGGCAAGAAGAAGCTTGTACTTTCTACCACTAGTTGGCTTGGTGGCAAGAATGACTTCCTTGGTATTGCTTACCTCACTGTTGGTGGGCTGTGCTTCTTCCTGGCATTGGCTTTCACGGTTGTATATCTTGTGAAACCAAG GCAACTCGGTGATCCTTCTTATTTGTCTTGGAATCGAAGTCCATCAGGGCACTAA